The proteins below are encoded in one region of Winogradskyella helgolandensis:
- a CDS encoding polysaccharide deacetylase family protein, with product MLLVYTHKITPRVTYTFKHICKRILGIEVSFTSKVEDFIAHDSLKMSYAKQPLSNELFIRSNALLFETGLSDIDINVQQWGATKGFFATGERSDLPFDIFAASFYLLSRYEEYLPHVKDDYGRFLASESLAFENQFLHQPVVDIWAYKLKAVLSERFPNYEFPTRHYKVQPVIDVPMAYYFKNKGFLRTIGGTLNDLRRLRLKQLYNRYLVLFGFQRDPYDTFNWIVRKQKQHGFKFIVLFLIGDYSTYDKNINTNKKDFVSLIKSVADYCDVGLKASYFSLNDISILKKEKLEMESIIHTELKGVRHSFSKLNLPTSYRNLVELEINQDFTMGYINTLGFRAGTCTPFQFYDLDYEVQTPLQINPYQCLDFGLLKYDSLLDKTEHLQKLITEIKAVNGTFTPIFHNYSFSDLDRWIGFRSLFNLILESTE from the coding sequence ATGTTATTAGTTTATACACATAAAATTACCCCACGTGTTACCTACACGTTTAAGCATATATGCAAACGTATTTTGGGTATCGAGGTAAGTTTTACTTCTAAGGTTGAAGACTTTATTGCACACGATAGTCTTAAAATGTCCTATGCAAAACAGCCTTTAAGTAATGAGTTGTTTATACGAAGTAACGCGTTATTATTTGAAACAGGCTTATCTGATATTGATATTAACGTACAGCAATGGGGAGCTACCAAAGGATTTTTTGCCACGGGAGAACGAAGCGATTTACCTTTCGATATTTTTGCTGCCTCTTTTTATTTATTAAGTCGGTATGAAGAATATTTACCACATGTAAAAGATGATTATGGTCGGTTTTTAGCGTCTGAAAGTTTAGCGTTTGAAAACCAATTTCTACATCAACCCGTTGTGGATATTTGGGCTTATAAACTTAAAGCTGTTTTGAGTGAGCGCTTTCCAAATTATGAATTTCCAACACGGCATTATAAGGTACAGCCTGTCATAGATGTGCCAATGGCCTATTATTTTAAAAACAAAGGATTTTTGAGAACCATTGGAGGTACATTAAATGACCTGAGACGTCTGCGATTAAAACAGTTGTATAACCGTTATTTGGTGCTTTTTGGTTTTCAACGCGATCCATATGACACCTTCAATTGGATTGTTAGAAAACAAAAACAGCACGGTTTTAAATTTATAGTACTGTTCTTAATTGGGGATTATTCAACTTATGATAAAAATATAAACACGAATAAAAAAGACTTTGTTTCACTTATTAAGTCTGTTGCCGATTATTGTGATGTTGGTTTAAAAGCATCCTATTTTTCTTTAAATGATATTTCTATTCTTAAAAAAGAAAAGCTTGAAATGGAATCGATTATACACACCGAATTAAAAGGAGTGCGTCATTCATTTTCTAAGTTAAATTTACCAACATCCTACCGTAATTTGGTAGAGTTAGAAATTAACCAAGATTTTACAATGGGTTATATTAATACTTTGGGCTTTAGAGCTGGTACTTGTACCCCTTTTCAGTTTTACGATTTGGATTACGAAGTGCAAACACCATTACAAATTAATCCTTACCAATGTTTAGATTTTGGATTGTTAAAATATGACTCGCTATTAGACAAAACAGAACATTTACAAAAATTAATTACAGAAATAAAAGCTGTAAATGGTACTTTTACACCGATATTTCATAACTATAGCTTTAGTGATTTAGATCGTTGGATAGGGTTTAGATCGCTATTTAATTTAATATTGGAATCTACAGAATGA
- the radC gene encoding RadC family protein: protein MADKPTSFSIKNWSQDDQPREKLRDKGKTVLSDAELIAILIGSGNRDESAVALCKRIFGSVDNNLNALGKLSIAQLMEFKGIGEAKAISIVAALELGRRRRLEDAMQMDKITSSRSVYNVMQPIIGDLPHEEFWILYLNNSNKVIHKNQLSKGGITGTLVDVRLVLKNALEVGAIALILCHNHPSGTLKPSQADKDVTKKMKLAAQSLDISVLDHLIVTENAYYSFADENML, encoded by the coding sequence ATGGCAGATAAACCAACTTCATTTTCAATAAAAAATTGGTCGCAAGATGATCAGCCTAGAGAAAAGCTAAGAGACAAAGGTAAAACTGTTCTTAGTGATGCCGAATTGATTGCTATTTTGATTGGATCAGGAAATAGAGACGAAAGTGCTGTGGCCTTGTGTAAGCGTATTTTCGGAAGTGTTGATAATAACTTAAATGCTTTAGGAAAATTGTCTATTGCACAATTAATGGAGTTTAAGGGTATTGGTGAAGCTAAAGCTATTTCTATTGTTGCAGCATTAGAGTTGGGACGTCGTCGTCGGCTAGAAGACGCCATGCAGATGGATAAAATCACATCGAGCCGTTCCGTTTATAATGTAATGCAACCGATTATTGGAGATTTGCCACATGAAGAATTTTGGATTTTATATCTGAATAATTCCAATAAAGTCATTCATAAAAACCAATTGAGTAAAGGTGGTATTACGGGTACTTTGGTCGATGTACGTTTGGTACTAAAGAATGCTTTAGAAGTTGGTGCCATAGCTTTAATATTATGTCACAATCACCCATCAGGAACTTTAAAACCAAGTCAGGCAGATAAAGATGTTACTAAAAAAATGAAATTGGCTGCTCAGAGCTTAGATATTTCGGTTCTAGATCATCTTATTGTTACGGAAAATGCCTATTATAGTTTTGCGGATGAGAACATGCTTTAA
- a CDS encoding YjjG family noncanonical pyrimidine nucleotidase — MKSQIKHVFFDLDHTLWDFDKNSGLTFEKIFIQNKIDVDLHDFLVVYEPINFKYWKLYREEKVTKLALRYGRLKEAFDGVGVTVEDDVIHLLSEAYINQLSTFNHLFEGTFEILDYLKGKYQLHIITNGFEEAQEKKMVTSNIKQYFQTVTNSEMVGVKKPNPKIFNFALELAKAKANESLMIGDNIEADIEGAHNIGMDTIHFDYKDAQNNHNFKRITNLKMLINHL; from the coding sequence ATGAAAAGCCAAATAAAGCATGTTTTTTTCGACTTGGATCATACGCTTTGGGATTTTGATAAAAACTCAGGGTTAACCTTTGAAAAGATTTTTATTCAGAATAAAATCGACGTTGATTTACACGACTTTTTAGTCGTTTATGAACCTATAAATTTTAAATATTGGAAACTTTATAGAGAAGAGAAGGTTACAAAATTGGCATTGCGATATGGACGATTAAAGGAGGCTTTTGATGGAGTAGGAGTCACTGTTGAAGATGATGTCATTCACTTATTATCTGAAGCTTATATAAATCAGTTATCAACTTTCAACCATTTGTTTGAAGGAACATTTGAAATTCTTGATTACCTAAAAGGTAAGTATCAATTGCATATTATAACTAATGGATTTGAAGAAGCACAAGAGAAAAAAATGGTGACTTCTAATATTAAGCAGTATTTTCAGACGGTAACCAATTCAGAAATGGTTGGTGTTAAAAAACCTAATCCTAAAATATTTAACTTTGCGTTAGAGTTAGCTAAAGCAAAAGCTAACGAGAGTTTAATGATTGGAGATAATATTGAAGCTGATATTGAAGGAGCTCATAACATAGGTATGGATACCATTCATTTTGATTATAAAGATGCTCAGAATAATCATAATTTTAAACGAATTACAAATTTAAAAATGCTTATAAATCACCTTTAA
- the rpsL gene encoding 30S ribosomal protein S12: MPTISQLVRKGRAKITKKSKSAALDSCPQRRGVCTRVYTTTPKKPNSAMRKVARVRLTNGNEVNAYIGGEGHNLQEHSIVLVRGGRVKDLPGVRYHIVRGALDTAGVSGRTQRRSKYGAKRPKK; encoded by the coding sequence ATGCCAACAATTTCACAATTAGTACGAAAAGGAAGAGCCAAAATAACCAAGAAGAGTAAATCGGCTGCTTTAGATTCGTGTCCTCAAAGACGTGGTGTATGTACTCGTGTTTATACAACGACACCTAAAAAACCTAACTCAGCAATGCGTAAGGTAGCAAGGGTTCGTTTAACAAACGGAAACGAAGTAAATGCATACATTGGTGGAGAAGGTCACAATTTACAAGAGCACTCGATAGTATTGGTTAGAGGTGGAAGGGTAAAAGATTTGCCAGGAGTTAGATATCACATCGTTCGTGGTGCTTTAGATACAGCAGGTGTATCAGGAAGAACACAACGTAGATCTAAGTATGGTGCAAAACGCCCTAAGAAGTAA
- a CDS encoding FMN-binding negative transcriptional regulator translates to MTYPPQQHQDNDINHMIEVIKTYPLATVISVHNNQPFITHLPLIYEDKKLIGHIDINNPQAQLLKDGNDVTLIFSGPECYISPSIYSTTQLPTWNYIKVHLKGKVNTNPDKMALKQSLITMTEFLEAPDHRYILNVNNPRLDKNLDYIVMFEITITQWEGKFKLSQDKKPTDIIAAREELVRSNQESIKQFLNKVF, encoded by the coding sequence ATGACTTATCCTCCACAGCAGCATCAAGATAACGACATCAATCATATGATTGAAGTGATAAAAACCTACCCTTTAGCGACTGTAATTTCTGTGCATAATAATCAGCCGTTCATTACGCATTTACCTTTAATTTATGAAGACAAAAAACTTATTGGCCATATTGATATTAATAATCCACAAGCCCAATTATTGAAGGACGGAAATGATGTCACCCTTATTTTTAGCGGTCCAGAATGTTATATCTCACCAAGCATTTATTCTACAACGCAACTCCCAACTTGGAATTACATTAAAGTTCACCTAAAAGGAAAGGTTAACACTAATCCAGATAAAATGGCATTAAAACAATCTTTAATTACCATGACTGAATTCTTGGAAGCACCAGACCATAGGTACATATTAAATGTTAATAATCCACGTTTAGATAAAAATCTTGATTATATTGTAATGTTCGAAATTACGATTACCCAATGGGAAGGTAAATTTAAACTGTCGCAAGACAAAAAACCGACTGATATTATAGCTGCTCGAGAGGAGTTAGTGAGATCAAACCAAGAAAGTATTAAACAATTTTTAAATAAAGTATTTTAA
- the rpsG gene encoding 30S ribosomal protein S7 translates to MRKRAAKKRPLLPDPRFNDQLVTRFVNMMMWDGKKSVAFKVFYDAIDIVEEKKNDDEKTALEIWKEALSNVMPHVEVRSRRVGGATFQIPMQIRPDRKVSTAMKWLISFSRKRNEKSMAQRLAAEVLAAAKEEGAAVKKRTDTHKMAEANKAFSHFRF, encoded by the coding sequence ATGAGAAAAAGAGCAGCAAAAAAGAGACCGCTTTTACCAGATCCAAGGTTTAATGATCAGTTAGTGACACGTTTTGTTAACATGATGATGTGGGATGGTAAGAAGTCTGTAGCTTTTAAAGTATTCTATGATGCAATTGATATTGTTGAAGAGAAAAAAAATGATGACGAAAAAACAGCTTTAGAAATTTGGAAAGAAGCTTTATCTAACGTAATGCCTCACGTAGAAGTGCGTAGTCGTCGTGTTGGTGGTGCTACATTCCAGATTCCAATGCAGATTCGTCCAGACCGTAAGGTTTCAACTGCGATGAAATGGTTAATTAGCTTTTCACGTAAAAGAAACGAAAAATCTATGGCGCAACGTTTAGCGGCAGAAGTTTTAGCAGCAGCTAAAGAAGAAGGAGCAGCAGTTAAGAAAAGAACTGATACTCATAAGATGGCAGAAGCAAATAAAGCATTCTCACACTTTAGATTTTAA
- a CDS encoding POTRA domain-containing protein has product MPFYSRIIFVIFLLILSNQGKAQSINLKISGENDTSTKTIDSIGYIKTFTNYNGLQTEIILLKEKLTQQGFIDSSIENITKQNDTLFEAQLILGNKIDNIRIYYDSTFNSALLSSIHHNSEDGFFELNIIELETYLKNLNSRIAEQGDPFSTLQLINISKSSSELISADLEVVTNQKRRIDNIIIKGYEKFPKSYLKHFMKLKTGKSFNLNAIKQKIELLNELRFASKIKEPEVLFTQDSTTLYIYVEKIKTNNFDGFLGFGTNENTNKIEFDGYLDLRLINNLNYGETLSLFYKSDEIDQQTINVDADLPYLFGSPIGLQVGLNLFRKDSTFLNAKQYAEINYQVNAQQKIGIGITSTTSTNLLENDTDILNDYKSDYYTLHYNYTKPQYYDPLFPVNFWFDFSSGFGNRTNEVGKEKQNVFTLDTYKIFNLNNKNSIYTRLNGATLTSDNYLDNELFRFGGINSIRGFEENSLVANLYGVLSTEYRYRLSSTIYVHSVLDAAYFENKLTNTKEKLYGFGFGLGLLTNAGLFRLNYSSGKTENQQFKLSDSKVHISLTATF; this is encoded by the coding sequence ATGCCCTTTTACAGCCGAATTATTTTTGTTATTTTTCTACTGATTTTGTCAAATCAAGGCAAGGCACAATCCATTAATTTAAAAATTAGTGGAGAAAATGATACTTCAACTAAAACTATTGACTCTATAGGTTATATAAAAACCTTTACTAATTATAATGGCTTACAAACAGAAATTATTCTTTTAAAAGAAAAACTAACACAACAAGGCTTTATTGATTCCTCTATTGAAAACATTACCAAACAAAATGATACACTTTTTGAAGCTCAACTAATATTAGGAAATAAAATAGATAACATAAGAATCTATTATGATTCAACTTTTAATAGTGCATTATTGTCGTCTATCCATCATAATTCAGAGGACGGTTTCTTCGAGCTTAATATAATAGAGCTAGAAACTTATTTAAAAAACTTAAACTCAAGAATTGCTGAACAAGGTGATCCGTTTTCGACTTTACAACTTATTAATATTTCAAAGTCTTCTTCCGAATTAATTTCAGCAGATTTAGAAGTTGTAACCAATCAAAAAAGACGCATCGACAATATCATAATTAAAGGTTACGAGAAGTTTCCGAAGTCTTATTTAAAGCATTTTATGAAGTTAAAAACTGGAAAATCTTTCAACTTAAATGCTATTAAACAAAAGATTGAATTATTAAACGAACTGCGTTTTGCATCCAAGATAAAAGAACCCGAAGTCTTATTTACTCAAGATTCAACGACACTATATATATATGTAGAAAAAATTAAGACAAACAACTTTGATGGCTTTTTAGGTTTTGGCACGAATGAAAACACCAATAAAATTGAATTTGATGGGTATTTAGATTTGCGACTCATTAACAACCTTAATTACGGTGAAACCTTAAGTCTCTTCTATAAAAGCGACGAAATAGATCAACAAACAATAAATGTCGATGCCGATTTACCATATTTATTTGGTTCACCTATTGGGCTTCAGGTTGGTCTTAATCTTTTTAGAAAGGATTCTACGTTTTTAAATGCTAAACAATATGCTGAAATTAATTACCAGGTTAATGCACAACAAAAAATTGGTATTGGCATTACATCAACTACATCCACCAACCTACTAGAAAATGACACTGACATATTAAACGATTACAAATCCGATTACTATACGCTTCATTATAATTACACAAAACCGCAGTATTATGACCCCTTATTTCCTGTGAATTTTTGGTTCGATTTTTCTTCTGGTTTTGGTAACAGAACTAATGAGGTTGGAAAAGAAAAACAAAATGTTTTTACTTTAGATACTTATAAAATTTTCAACCTTAATAATAAGAATAGTATTTACACAAGACTAAATGGAGCAACGCTTACATCGGATAATTATTTAGACAATGAGCTGTTTCGTTTTGGCGGCATCAACTCCATCCGAGGATTTGAAGAAAATAGTTTAGTGGCAAATTTATACGGTGTACTCAGCACAGAATATCGCTACCGATTAAGCTCTACAATATATGTACATTCCGTTTTAGATGCTGCCTATTTTGAAAATAAACTTACGAATACTAAAGAAAAACTCTATGGTTTTGGTTTTGGATTAGGTTTACTTACTAATGCGGGACTTTTCCGTTTAAATTACTCTAGCGGAAAGACAGAAAACCAACAATTTAAATTATCAGATTCTAAAGTTCACATTAGTTTAACAGCTACTTTTTAA
- a CDS encoding replication-associated recombination protein A produces MNTPLAERLRPNTLEDYLSQQHLVGKDGVLYQQIKNGVIPSLILWGPPGIGKTTLANIIANESDRPFFKLSAINSGVKDIREVIDKAKKSGGMFTTKNPILFIDEIHRFSKSQQDSLLEAVEKGWVTLIGATTENPSFEVISALLSRCQVYTLNAFSKADLEALLERALKEDTTLSKLNIELKETEALLRLSGGDARKLLNIFELLVASFEGDQIVITNDLVAKQVQNQAARYDKTGEQHYDIISAFIKSIRGSDPNAAVYYLARMIEGGEDVKFIARRLLISASEDIGNANPTALVIANNTFQAVSVIGNPESRIILSQCATYLASSPKSNAAYEAIGKAQQLVRDTGDLSVPIAMRNAPTKLMKELGYGDNYKYSHNYENNFAAQEFLPKEIANTKLYDPGNNAREQAQRNHLKMLWKDKYGY; encoded by the coding sequence ATGAATACTCCATTAGCAGAACGACTACGACCAAATACACTAGAAGACTACTTAAGTCAGCAACATTTAGTGGGCAAAGATGGTGTGCTCTATCAGCAAATTAAAAACGGTGTGATTCCTTCTCTTATACTTTGGGGACCTCCTGGTATTGGAAAAACAACACTTGCAAATATTATTGCTAACGAATCTGACCGTCCTTTCTTTAAGTTAAGTGCTATCAATTCTGGCGTTAAGGACATTAGAGAGGTTATAGATAAAGCTAAGAAAAGTGGTGGTATGTTCACTACTAAAAACCCGATATTGTTTATTGATGAAATTCATCGCTTTAGCAAATCGCAACAAGATTCACTTTTAGAAGCGGTTGAAAAGGGTTGGGTAACTTTAATAGGTGCCACTACAGAAAACCCAAGTTTTGAGGTTATTTCTGCTTTATTATCGCGATGCCAAGTGTACACTTTAAATGCCTTTAGTAAAGCCGATTTAGAAGCTTTATTAGAGCGCGCACTAAAGGAAGACACAACACTTTCTAAACTAAATATTGAATTAAAAGAGACAGAAGCATTATTGCGTTTATCTGGTGGAGATGCTAGGAAACTACTTAATATTTTTGAATTACTTGTCGCGTCATTTGAAGGGGACCAAATTGTGATCACCAATGATTTAGTAGCAAAACAAGTACAAAATCAAGCGGCTCGTTATGATAAAACGGGTGAGCAACATTACGATATTATTTCGGCTTTTATAAAATCTATTCGTGGAAGCGATCCAAATGCTGCTGTGTATTATTTAGCGCGAATGATTGAAGGTGGAGAGGATGTGAAGTTTATTGCAAGACGATTATTAATTTCGGCGAGTGAAGATATTGGTAATGCCAATCCGACGGCTTTAGTCATTGCGAATAACACATTTCAGGCTGTATCTGTTATTGGAAATCCGGAATCGCGTATTATTCTAAGTCAATGTGCAACTTATTTAGCAAGCTCCCCAAAAAGTAATGCCGCTTACGAAGCTATTGGAAAAGCACAACAGTTAGTGAGAGACACCGGAGATTTATCAGTACCAATTGCTATGAGGAATGCGCCAACTAAACTCATGAAAGAATTAGGTTATGGTGACAACTACAAATATTCGCACAATTACGAAAACAACTTTGCTGCACAAGAATTTCTACCAAAAGAAATAGCGAATACTAAATTGTATGATCCAGGAAACAATGCTCGTGAACAAGCCCAACGCAATCACTTAAAAATGCTTTGGAAGGATAAATATGGGTATTAA
- a CDS encoding aryl-sulfate sulfotransferase, whose amino-acid sequence MFKKLLYVLLITINITYSQNTIGTTDISDGVYEGFTLFTAFTETYLINNCGEVINQWSSGFPPGNAVHLLENGSILRAGRTESNDITFGGQGGVIEIFDWDGNLTWQYYYDTPTKRQHHDVFPMPNGNVLILAATKLSTSEAIQLGRNPALITENELFNEQIIEVTPVGTNNATIVWEWNVKDHLVQDFDASKDNFGNVSLSPGKLNINFLNDGSGKANWLHFNSIFFNPVLNQIVISSRNLSEIYIIDHSTTTAESASDNGGTYNKGGDFLYRWGNPQSYDQGTESDRKLYGQHSPYVIEHGLIDENKIMIFNNGRDREPMFSEVFIIDPETESPGVYSYHNGTAYSPTNPDYTYKYPLEPSRFFSGILSSAQRLPNGNTLICEGINGQFFEINSYEGIVWRYSSPVNSDTGNIASQGSSPSSYSNVSFRAKKYDINHPAFAGRDLTPGDPIELNPDLTICQNLSVITYELASIKLHPNPTKGQIKIESKTTINKVEIFNVMGKKVYTTTLDTLDLSEQVNGIYFLKIYTDTNITSKKLIKN is encoded by the coding sequence ATGTTTAAAAAATTACTTTATGTATTATTAATTACCATCAATATTACTTACTCTCAAAACACCATAGGTACAACAGATATATCTGATGGTGTTTATGAAGGTTTCACATTGTTTACAGCATTCACAGAAACTTATCTTATTAATAATTGTGGAGAAGTCATTAATCAATGGTCTAGTGGTTTTCCTCCTGGTAACGCTGTACATTTATTAGAAAATGGCAGTATTTTAAGAGCAGGAAGAACCGAAAGCAATGACATTACTTTTGGAGGGCAAGGTGGAGTCATAGAGATTTTTGATTGGGATGGTAATCTTACATGGCAATACTACTATGACACTCCAACAAAGCGACAACATCACGATGTGTTTCCTATGCCTAACGGCAACGTTCTTATACTTGCCGCTACAAAATTGTCGACTTCTGAAGCTATACAACTAGGACGAAATCCGGCTCTTATTACTGAAAATGAATTATTCAACGAACAAATTATAGAAGTAACTCCCGTTGGTACTAACAATGCTACCATAGTTTGGGAATGGAATGTTAAGGATCACCTTGTTCAAGATTTTGATGCTTCAAAAGATAATTTTGGTAATGTAAGTTTAAGTCCTGGAAAATTAAATATTAACTTTTTAAATGACGGTTCTGGAAAAGCCAATTGGCTTCACTTTAACTCAATTTTCTTTAACCCAGTTTTAAATCAAATTGTAATAAGCTCTAGAAACTTAAGTGAAATTTATATTATAGACCATTCTACAACAACTGCAGAATCTGCTTCTGACAACGGTGGAACTTATAATAAAGGTGGTGACTTTCTCTACCGATGGGGAAATCCACAATCGTATGATCAAGGCACTGAATCTGACAGAAAACTTTACGGACAGCATTCTCCTTATGTTATTGAACATGGACTTATTGATGAAAATAAAATTATGATATTTAATAATGGTAGAGATAGAGAACCTATGTTTTCTGAAGTTTTTATTATTGATCCAGAAACGGAGAGTCCTGGAGTTTATTCATATCATAATGGTACTGCATATAGCCCAACAAATCCAGATTACACTTATAAATATCCTTTAGAACCTTCACGTTTTTTCTCAGGAATATTAAGTAGCGCTCAGCGTTTGCCAAATGGTAATACATTAATTTGCGAAGGTATTAATGGTCAGTTTTTTGAAATAAACTCTTATGAGGGTATTGTTTGGAGGTATAGCAGTCCCGTAAATTCAGATACCGGAAACATTGCCTCCCAAGGCAGTAGTCCATCATCATATTCTAACGTTAGTTTTAGAGCCAAAAAATACGACATCAACCATCCAGCATTTGCAGGTAGAGACTTAACTCCAGGTGACCCAATTGAATTAAATCCAGATTTAACTATATGTCAGAATTTAAGTGTTATAACTTATGAATTAGCATCAATTAAATTACACCCCAACCCTACTAAAGGACAAATAAAAATAGAATCAAAAACCACAATTAACAAAGTGGAAATATTTAATGTTATGGGTAAAAAAGTGTACACAACTACCCTAGACACATTAGATTTATCAGAACAAGTAAATGGTATCTATTTTTTAAAAATTTATACAGATACTAATATTACAAGTAAAAAGCTGATTAAAAATTAA
- a CDS encoding rhomboid family intramembrane serine protease, with protein sequence MSKPQHFKYSNNIIIYPLVIMFVNWLVFWYQVRIDSGIKAFGIRPQKIEGLLGIVTSPFLHGDINHIYNNSVPLFVLTVALFYFYNKIAWKVIGFGILLSGFMTWLIASSGNHIGASGLVYVLVSFIFFKGIFAKHYRLIALSLVVIFLYGSMIWYVFPIKSGMSWEGHLSGLLTGLVFALIFRKQVAKPERYKWEQPDYNEDDDPFMKHFDEDGNFIEFEPEIEIENDAELEIEPKINQAQRINYIFKKNEDERL encoded by the coding sequence ATGAGCAAACCACAACACTTTAAATACTCTAACAATATTATTATCTATCCATTAGTGATAATGTTTGTGAATTGGTTAGTGTTTTGGTATCAGGTTAGGATAGACAGCGGGATTAAAGCTTTTGGTATTAGGCCTCAAAAAATAGAAGGACTTTTAGGAATTGTTACAAGTCCGTTTTTGCATGGAGATATTAATCATATTTACAATAATTCAGTTCCACTTTTTGTGCTCACAGTCGCCTTATTTTATTTCTATAATAAAATAGCTTGGAAAGTTATTGGCTTTGGTATTTTGCTTTCAGGATTTATGACTTGGCTTATCGCTAGTTCTGGGAATCATATTGGAGCCAGTGGATTGGTATATGTCTTAGTTAGCTTTATTTTTTTTAAAGGTATTTTTGCTAAACACTACCGACTTATAGCATTGTCGTTAGTCGTTATTTTTCTTTATGGAAGCATGATTTGGTATGTATTTCCTATAAAAAGTGGTATGTCTTGGGAAGGCCATTTAAGCGGGTTACTTACAGGATTAGTATTCGCCTTAATATTTCGAAAACAAGTGGCTAAACCAGAGCGTTATAAATGGGAACAACCCGATTATAATGAAGATGACGACCCGTTTATGAAACATTTTGACGAAGACGGAAACTTTATTGAATTTGAGCCAGAAATTGAAATTGAAAACGATGCTGAACTTGAAATTGAACCTAAAATAAATCAAGCTCAAAGAATCAATTACATCTTTAAGAAAAACGAAGATGAACGTTTGTAA
- the rlmB gene encoding 23S rRNA (guanosine(2251)-2'-O)-methyltransferase RlmB: protein MKNETTIFGIRAIIEAIKSNETIDKVFMQKGLHGDLFQELEQAIRSGGINSSYVPVEKLNRLTRGNHQGAVAQISPIEFHDIDDLVMSVIESGKTPLFLLLDQLSDVRNFGAIVRTAECTGVNGIIIQKKGGAPINGDTIKTSAGAIFKMPICKVDHIKDAVFHMQSSGIRVIAATEKAEHFLYDVSFKEPCAIIMGSEGRGINPSVLKVVDDQAKLPILGEIESLNVSVACGAFLYEAVRQRS, encoded by the coding sequence ATGAAAAACGAAACTACCATTTTTGGAATTAGAGCAATTATTGAAGCTATAAAGTCTAATGAAACTATTGACAAGGTTTTTATGCAAAAAGGGCTGCATGGCGACTTGTTTCAAGAATTGGAGCAAGCCATACGTTCAGGAGGTATTAACTCATCATACGTTCCTGTTGAAAAATTGAATCGTTTAACACGAGGTAACCATCAAGGAGCTGTGGCTCAAATTTCACCAATTGAATTTCATGATATTGACGACTTAGTAATGAGCGTTATCGAATCTGGAAAAACACCTTTATTTCTGTTATTAGATCAATTAAGCGATGTAAGAAATTTTGGCGCTATTGTTAGAACGGCAGAATGTACTGGAGTAAATGGTATAATTATTCAGAAAAAAGGTGGAGCTCCAATTAATGGTGATACGATTAAAACAAGTGCTGGTGCAATTTTTAAAATGCCAATTTGTAAAGTAGATCACATTAAGGATGCCGTTTTTCATATGCAATCTTCTGGAATTAGAGTCATTGCAGCAACAGAAAAAGCAGAGCACTTTTTATACGATGTGTCGTTTAAAGAACCATGTGCCATCATTATGGGATCTGAAGGCAGAGGTATTAACCCTTCGGTTTTAAAGGTGGTAGATGATCAAGCTAAACTTCCTATTTTAGGCGAGATAGAATCCTTGAATGTTTCTGTAGCTTGTGGTGCGTTTTTATATGAAGCGGTTAGGCAACGTTCTTAA